A genomic region of Acidobacteriota bacterium contains the following coding sequences:
- a CDS encoding Trm112 family protein, which yields MAVDKELLDILACPVCKTKVTLVKNGAALKCGTCNRVYPIKDDIPVMLVDEATVEP from the coding sequence ATGGCCGTCGACAAGGAACTGCTCGATATTCTCGCCTGCCCGGTCTGCAAAACCAAAGTCACGCTGGTGAAAAACGGCGCGGCGCTCAAGTGCGGGACGTGCAACCGGGTGTATCCGATCAAGGACGACATCCCGGTCATGCTGGTGGACGAAGCGACCGTCGAGCCGTAA
- a CDS encoding aminoacyl-tRNA hydrolase, protein MKLIAGLGNPGRQYAGTRHNVGFEVLDELARRHGLSFDSAPADALVAKWRTRAADGGVLLARPLTYMNRSGLAVAELARYYRIATSDILVVVDEVALELGRLRARARGSAGGHNGLKSVAEQLGTEEYSRLRIGVGRPRGEGPPGSGNDSRRDLADHVLARFEADERGVVDETIARAADAVETFIASGIEAVMNTFNRKDDRKEVAE, encoded by the coding sequence ATGAAGCTGATCGCCGGCCTCGGCAACCCGGGCCGCCAGTATGCGGGCACCCGGCACAACGTCGGCTTCGAGGTGCTCGACGAACTTGCGCGGCGGCATGGCCTGTCGTTCGACAGCGCGCCGGCCGACGCGCTGGTGGCGAAGTGGCGGACGAGGGCGGCCGACGGGGGCGTCCTGCTGGCCAGGCCGCTGACCTACATGAACCGCAGCGGCCTGGCGGTCGCCGAGCTGGCGCGGTATTACCGGATTGCGACCTCCGACATTCTGGTGGTCGTGGACGAAGTCGCGCTGGAGCTGGGCCGGCTGCGCGCGCGCGCGCGCGGATCGGCGGGCGGACACAACGGGTTGAAGTCGGTGGCCGAGCAGCTGGGCACCGAGGAGTATTCGCGGCTGCGGATTGGCGTGGGCCGTCCCCGGGGGGAGGGGCCCCCGGGATCAGGCAATGACTCGAGGCGCGATCTTGCGGATCACGTCCTCGCGAGATTCGAGGCGGACGAGCGCGGCGTGGTGGATGAGACCATCGCGCGCGCGGCCGACGCCGTCGAGACGTTCATCGCGTCGGGCATCGAGGCGGTGATGAACACGTTCAACAGGAAGGACGACCGGAAAGAGGTAGCGGAATAG
- a CDS encoding glycosyltransferase family 9 protein, with the protein MQRILVIRAGALGDTLMATPVVPALAQRYPGARIDFLASAQAAPLLEGVAGIGRLVTLRQRNIPYWLSPEKLALVRRLRRERYDLAVVLEHAPRYYELVERAGVPRVAGFRFTPFDPARHSIANNLRASGFEDADRHDWRMLITAANEEFPPAKRLLADRLTDTRADGPAPLVGVHAGYGPARRKKDQERRLRGWALDNFATVAARALERGARVVLTGSREDRPIVDRLAAMLPPEHVYPFAGEMTLRQSVWLIRRLDAFVSVDSGPAHMAAAVGTPLVVVWGPGIFEQTRPIASAGPVEVVREPVDCAPCYGTPMMKACRRNICMEAVTPDRVLDALERALTARRSLRPPA; encoded by the coding sequence GTGCAGCGAATTCTCGTGATTCGCGCCGGCGCGCTCGGCGACACGCTCATGGCCACCCCCGTGGTCCCCGCGCTGGCACAACGGTATCCGGGCGCACGGATTGATTTCCTGGCCAGCGCGCAGGCCGCCCCCCTGCTGGAGGGGGTCGCCGGGATCGGCCGCCTCGTCACGCTCCGGCAGCGGAACATCCCGTACTGGCTCTCGCCGGAGAAGCTGGCGCTCGTTCGGCGGCTGCGGCGCGAGCGCTACGACCTCGCGGTGGTGCTCGAGCACGCCCCCCGCTACTACGAGCTGGTGGAGCGCGCGGGCGTGCCGCGCGTGGCGGGGTTCCGCTTCACGCCGTTCGACCCCGCGCGGCACAGCATCGCCAACAACCTCCGGGCTTCCGGATTCGAGGATGCGGATCGACACGACTGGCGGATGTTGATCACCGCCGCGAACGAGGAATTCCCCCCCGCGAAGCGGCTGCTGGCAGACAGGCTGACCGATACGCGGGCGGATGGGCCGGCGCCTCTCGTCGGCGTGCACGCCGGGTACGGTCCGGCGCGACGCAAGAAGGACCAGGAGCGGCGGCTGCGCGGCTGGGCGCTGGACAACTTCGCCACCGTGGCGGCGCGCGCGCTCGAGCGCGGAGCGCGCGTCGTGCTGACCGGGTCGCGGGAGGATCGCCCGATCGTCGATCGTCTCGCCGCCATGCTCCCGCCGGAGCACGTGTATCCCTTCGCCGGCGAGATGACCTTGCGGCAGAGCGTCTGGTTGATTCGCCGCCTGGACGCGTTCGTGTCGGTCGATTCCGGCCCGGCGCACATGGCCGCCGCCGTGGGCACGCCGCTCGTGGTGGTGTGGGGGCCGGGAATTTTCGAGCAGACGCGGCCGATTGCGTCCGCGGGCCCGGTCGAGGTGGTGCGGGAGCCGGTGGACTGCGCGCCGTGTTACGGCACGCCGATGATGAAGGCGTGCCGCCGCAACATCTGCATGGAGGCCGTCACGCCGGACCGCGTGCTCGACGCGCTGGAGCGCGCGCTTACGGCTCGACGGTCGCTTCGTCCACCAGCATGA
- the dnaB gene encoding replicative DNA helicase, with translation MADAVAVPERTLPHNLEAERSVLGAILIHNDAINSAAQVIDSRDFFRDAHRRIWDKMVALSEKSLPIDYVTLKDELARSGELEEVGGPAYVTALVDGVPRSTNVEQYARIVKEKSVLRSLIYSASRIVTSAYQGEEDAETLLDGAEKAIFEIAEGRIRQGFVPLRDLVHSSFATIEKLQQHKGLVTGVPTGFVDLDEMTSGLQPSDMIIVAARPSMGKTSFALNIAQHVGTTTDKTVGFFSLEMSKEQLFMRMLTSEARIDAHRFRSGYLGEKDYSKLSQAMGKLAEARVYIDDTASIGVLEMRAKCRRLMAEAGLHLVIVDYIQLMQGRGRFESRQQELSSISRSMKGLAKELNVPIVCLSQLSRAPEARSDHRPQLSDLRESGALEQDADLVMFIYREDQYEKREENEGVASLIVGKQRNGPTGEVKLAFLREHTRFENLAR, from the coding sequence ATGGCCGACGCTGTCGCTGTTCCTGAACGTACTCTCCCGCACAACCTGGAAGCCGAACGCTCGGTGCTCGGCGCGATCCTGATCCACAACGACGCCATCAATTCGGCGGCGCAGGTGATCGACTCGCGCGACTTCTTCCGCGACGCGCACCGCCGCATCTGGGACAAGATGGTGGCGCTCAGCGAGAAGAGCCTGCCGATCGATTACGTCACGCTGAAGGACGAACTGGCGCGATCGGGCGAGCTGGAGGAGGTGGGCGGCCCCGCGTACGTCACGGCGCTCGTCGACGGGGTGCCGCGCTCCACCAACGTGGAGCAGTACGCGCGGATCGTGAAGGAGAAATCGGTCCTGCGCAGCCTGATCTACTCCGCGAGCCGGATCGTGACCAGCGCGTACCAGGGGGAGGAGGACGCCGAGACGCTGCTCGACGGCGCGGAGAAGGCCATCTTCGAGATCGCCGAGGGGCGCATCCGCCAGGGCTTTGTCCCGCTGCGGGACCTGGTCCACAGCAGCTTCGCCACGATCGAGAAGCTGCAGCAGCACAAGGGGCTCGTCACCGGCGTGCCCACCGGCTTCGTCGATCTCGACGAGATGACCTCCGGTCTTCAGCCCTCCGACATGATCATCGTCGCGGCGCGCCCGTCGATGGGGAAGACCAGCTTCGCCCTCAACATCGCGCAGCACGTGGGCACGACGACCGACAAGACCGTGGGGTTCTTCAGCCTCGAGATGTCGAAAGAGCAGCTCTTCATGCGCATGCTGACGTCCGAGGCGCGGATCGACGCGCACCGCTTCCGCAGCGGGTACCTCGGGGAGAAGGACTACAGCAAGCTCTCGCAGGCCATGGGCAAGCTCGCCGAGGCGCGCGTGTACATCGACGACACCGCGTCGATCGGGGTGCTCGAGATGCGCGCGAAGTGCCGCCGCCTGATGGCGGAAGCGGGGCTGCACCTGGTCATCGTGGATTACATCCAGCTGATGCAGGGGCGCGGCCGCTTCGAGAGCCGCCAGCAGGAGCTGTCGTCGATCTCGCGGTCGATGAAGGGGCTCGCCAAGGAGCTGAACGTGCCCATCGTCTGCCTCTCGCAGTTGAGCCGCGCGCCCGAGGCCCGCTCCGACCATCGCCCGCAGCTCTCCGACCTGCGCGAGTCGGGCGCGCTCGAGCAGGACGCCGACCTCGTCATGTTCATCTATCGCGAGGACCAGTACGAGAAGCGCGAAGAGAACGAAGGCGTGGCGAGCCTCATCGTCGGCAAGCAGCGCAACGGCCCGACCGGCGAAGTGAAGCTCGCGTTCCTGCGCGAGCACACGCGCTTCGAAAACCTCGCGCGGTGA
- a CDS encoding 50S ribosomal protein L9: MEVILREHVDNLGRRGEVVKVAEGYARNFLLPRKLALPVTEANKRQIERERAKLDAKEAAEKQDAEAIARRIGAIDIAIARRVGENDTLYGSVTAADIADALHRNGVEIDRRKVQLAEPLKQIGEFSVPVKIHREVTAQVKVRVVKEETA, from the coding sequence ATGGAAGTCATTTTGAGAGAGCACGTGGACAACCTCGGGCGCCGTGGCGAGGTGGTGAAGGTTGCCGAGGGCTACGCGCGCAACTTCCTGCTGCCGCGCAAGCTCGCGCTGCCGGTCACCGAGGCGAACAAGAGGCAGATCGAGCGCGAGCGCGCGAAGCTCGACGCGAAAGAGGCGGCCGAGAAGCAGGACGCCGAGGCGATCGCCCGGCGGATTGGCGCGATCGACATCGCGATCGCGCGCCGCGTCGGCGAGAACGACACGTTGTACGGCTCGGTGACCGCCGCCGACATCGCCGACGCGCTGCACCGGAACGGCGTCGAGATCGATCGCCGGAAGGTGCAGCTCGCCGAGCCGCTCAAGCAGATCGGCGAGTTCAGCGTGCCGGTGAAGATTCACCGCGAGGTCACCGCGCAGGTGAAGGTGCGCGTGGTGAAGGAAGAAACCGCGTAA
- a CDS encoding ribose-phosphate pyrophosphokinase, with protein MSRGQLKVFSGSAHPALAREIAEFLGVPTGHARLHRFPDSEVGFQIDENIRGTDVFVVQPTSKPVDEHLVELCVMIDAFRRSSASRITAVIPYYGYARQDRKDKPRVPISAKLVANILSAAGANRVLTMDLHKAQIQGFFDIPVDHLFAAPVIIEYLSRLSTDGLTIVSPDAGGAERARAYAKRLGAELAIIDKRRSTETGAAEVMNVVGDVSGRTCLLQDDIIDTAGTIVKSAQALKANGAARVLACAVHGVLSGPAIERIKSSPIEKLIITNTIPLNGEAAGIDKIVVLSVARLLGQAIRSIHEETSVSSLFV; from the coding sequence ATGAGCCGCGGACAGCTCAAAGTGTTTTCAGGGAGCGCCCACCCGGCGCTCGCCAGAGAGATTGCGGAGTTCCTCGGCGTGCCCACCGGGCACGCGAGGCTGCATCGTTTTCCGGACAGCGAGGTCGGCTTCCAGATCGACGAGAACATCCGCGGGACCGACGTGTTCGTCGTCCAGCCGACGTCGAAGCCGGTCGACGAGCACCTCGTCGAGCTGTGCGTGATGATCGATGCGTTCCGCCGCTCGTCGGCCTCGCGCATCACGGCGGTGATTCCGTATTACGGCTACGCCCGGCAGGACCGCAAGGACAAGCCGCGCGTGCCGATTTCGGCGAAGCTGGTCGCCAACATCCTCAGCGCCGCGGGCGCGAACCGCGTGCTGACGATGGACCTGCACAAGGCGCAGATCCAGGGGTTCTTCGACATCCCGGTGGACCACCTGTTCGCGGCGCCGGTGATCATCGAGTACTTGAGCAGGCTGTCGACCGACGGGCTGACGATCGTCTCGCCGGATGCCGGGGGGGCCGAACGCGCCCGCGCCTACGCGAAGCGGCTGGGCGCCGAGCTGGCGATCATCGACAAGCGCCGCAGCACCGAGACCGGGGCGGCCGAAGTGATGAACGTCGTCGGCGATGTGAGCGGGCGGACCTGCCTCCTGCAGGACGACATCATCGACACGGCGGGCACGATCGTGAAGTCGGCGCAGGCGCTGAAGGCGAACGGGGCGGCCCGCGTGCTCGCGTGCGCGGTGCACGGCGTGCTGTCGGGACCGGCCATCGAGCGGATCAAGTCGTCGCCGATCGAGAAGCTGATCATCACGAACACGATCCCGCTCAACGGCGAGGCGGCGGGGATCGACAAGATCGTCGTGCTCTCGGTGGCCCGGCTCCTCGGCCAGGCGATCCGGAGCATCCACGAGGAGACGTCGGTGTCGTCGTTGTTCGTGTAG
- a CDS encoding O-antigen ligase family protein yields MATLTMMTMPAGESARDRLESGAVLALLGFAAALQLSIAAADILLVICLLLWAASAIRRQERPGVPALFWPLVAYAALTLVSAGFSLDVRASLVDSRQLLLFLIVPAVYRLAEGRRALHVANIIITVGALSAIAGIVQYGIFEFDSLGRRPQGTMGHYMTYSGLLMLVIIAASARLLFRSTDRMWTALVMPALLVAISLTLTRSAWVGAFAGLAVLFALRDFRMVAVLPIAAALFVALAPATVTDRVYSMFDVNDPSNRDRVAMLRSGVQMVKDRPLTGVGPNMVPRVYAQYRHPSAVNASSPHLHNVPLQIAAERGLPALAAWIWFLVVAARGVWRRFLVTDTPSLAAAALAALAAMLAAGLFEYNFGDSEFLMLLLVLVALPFAADRGRADTPAAAAAPPPAAR; encoded by the coding sequence ATGGCGACCCTGACGATGATGACGATGCCGGCGGGCGAATCGGCGCGCGACCGGCTCGAATCGGGCGCGGTCCTCGCGCTGCTCGGGTTTGCCGCGGCGCTGCAGCTCTCGATTGCCGCCGCCGACATCCTGCTCGTCATCTGCCTGCTGCTCTGGGCCGCGTCGGCCATCCGGCGGCAGGAGCGGCCCGGCGTGCCGGCGTTGTTCTGGCCGCTCGTCGCCTACGCGGCGCTCACGCTGGTCTCGGCCGGGTTCTCGCTCGACGTGCGGGCGAGCCTCGTCGATTCGCGGCAGCTGCTCCTGTTCCTGATCGTGCCGGCCGTGTACCGGCTCGCCGAAGGACGCCGCGCGCTTCACGTCGCCAACATCATCATCACCGTCGGCGCGCTCAGCGCGATTGCCGGCATCGTGCAGTACGGCATCTTCGAGTTCGACTCGCTGGGGCGGCGGCCGCAGGGGACGATGGGCCATTACATGACCTACTCGGGCCTCCTGATGCTGGTCATCATCGCCGCCTCGGCGCGGCTGCTCTTCCGCTCGACCGACCGCATGTGGACCGCGCTCGTGATGCCGGCGCTGCTCGTGGCGATCAGCCTGACGCTGACCCGCAGCGCCTGGGTGGGGGCGTTTGCCGGGCTGGCGGTCCTCTTCGCGCTGCGCGACTTCCGGATGGTCGCCGTGCTGCCGATTGCGGCCGCGCTGTTCGTGGCGCTCGCGCCCGCCACGGTGACCGACCGCGTGTACTCGATGTTCGACGTGAACGACCCGTCGAACCGGGACCGCGTCGCGATGCTGCGGTCGGGCGTGCAGATGGTGAAGGATCGGCCGCTCACCGGCGTCGGCCCCAACATGGTGCCGCGCGTGTACGCGCAGTACCGCCACCCCTCCGCCGTCAACGCGAGCAGCCCGCACCTGCACAACGTGCCGCTGCAGATCGCCGCCGAGCGCGGCCTGCCGGCGCTCGCCGCCTGGATCTGGTTCCTCGTGGTCGCCGCCCGCGGGGTGTGGCGCCGCTTCCTCGTGACCGACACGCCCTCGCTGGCCGCCGCCGCGCTGGCGGCGCTCGCCGCGATGCTCGCCGCGGGGCTGTTCGAGTACAACTTCGGCGACTCCGAGTTCCTCATGCTCCTCCTGGTGCTCGTCGCGCTGCCCTTCGCCGCCGATCGCGGCCGGGCCGACACGCCGGCCGCTGCCGCGGCCCCTCCGCCCGCCGCCCGATGA
- the ispE gene encoding 4-(cytidine 5'-diphospho)-2-C-methyl-D-erythritol kinase, protein MKRPKAVVARAHAKVNLDLRVLGTRADGYHELRTVFQSLDLHDVVTCRPRRGAFAIACRHPQVPRDETNLVWKAARALWKAIGYAGEPHDTAVTLDKQIPMQAGLGGGSADAAAALLALARLWVGGVDAQLLRDAAAELGADVPFFLWGGTALGLGRGEEIYPLVDLPRHFAVLVLPTFGVSTAEAYGWYDEERAAGFRAGPAGASGAGEMAPRDLQVLPVPWPSRAAQMINDLEGPVARRHPEIAQVKLQLRQAGAVGASMSGSGSAIYGLFRTKAAAIAAGNTVKRPGWRILLARTLSRLEYERAARPIARR, encoded by the coding sequence GTGAAACGCCCGAAGGCGGTCGTCGCCCGCGCGCACGCCAAGGTCAATCTCGATCTTCGCGTGCTCGGCACCCGCGCCGACGGCTATCACGAGCTGCGCACGGTGTTCCAGTCGCTGGACCTGCACGACGTGGTCACCTGCCGTCCGCGTCGCGGCGCGTTCGCGATCGCGTGCCGTCACCCGCAGGTGCCCCGCGACGAGACGAACCTGGTCTGGAAGGCGGCGCGGGCGTTGTGGAAGGCGATCGGGTACGCGGGTGAGCCGCACGACACGGCGGTCACCCTGGACAAGCAGATTCCGATGCAGGCCGGGCTCGGCGGCGGCAGCGCGGACGCCGCGGCTGCGCTGCTCGCGCTGGCGCGGCTCTGGGTCGGCGGCGTGGACGCGCAGCTGCTCCGCGATGCGGCCGCCGAGCTTGGCGCGGACGTGCCGTTCTTTCTCTGGGGCGGCACGGCGCTCGGGCTCGGGCGCGGGGAGGAGATCTATCCGCTGGTGGATCTCCCGCGTCATTTCGCGGTGCTCGTGCTGCCCACCTTCGGCGTGTCCACGGCGGAGGCCTACGGGTGGTACGACGAGGAGCGCGCGGCGGGATTTCGTGCGGGTCCGGCGGGGGCGTCGGGCGCCGGCGAGATGGCGCCGCGCGATCTCCAGGTGCTGCCGGTGCCGTGGCCGAGCCGCGCGGCGCAGATGATCAACGACCTGGAAGGGCCGGTGGCGCGCCGGCATCCGGAAATCGCCCAGGTCAAGCTCCAGCTCCGGCAGGCCGGGGCGGTCGGCGCCTCGATGTCGGGCAGCGGATCGGCGATTTATGGCCTGTTTCGGACGAAAGCGGCCGCCATCGCCGCCGGAAACACCGTCAAGCGCCCGGGCTGGCGCATCCTGCTCGCGCGCACGCTGTCGCGCCTTGAATACGAGCGCGCCGCGCGGCCCATCGCACGCCGGTGA
- a CDS encoding alanine racemase: protein MIRPTVARVDLGALQSNLRAVRALVDEPHQGTRPRIIAVVKANAYGHGAARVGRALEEAGADLLACADIEEGVLLRQAGVRIPVLVFGALSVSDPAGMFEHQLTPTVSTPGAARALQAAASARHTTLRCHLKIDTGMNRLGFRHDNLRRTLPAVLSSPNLRFDAIYTHFATADDMESPAMEDQRTRFEAACQTVAELIGGPERPAPQMQRHAANSAAWHFQRHAANSAAGHFQRHAANSAAFLRDSRTWYDFVRPGLILYGVVPPPMWSTLDVRPVLSLTSRVVAVKGVRPGEGVGYGLRHAERRARTIAVIPAGYADGLDTRLSGRFFVLVRGRRAPIVGSVCMDMLTIDVTDIEGVTPGDDAVFIGAQGNERLDVREMAAAIGTIPYEILCRIGTRIERVYA, encoded by the coding sequence ATGATCCGTCCGACTGTCGCCCGCGTCGACCTCGGCGCCCTCCAGTCCAACCTCCGCGCGGTTCGCGCGCTCGTTGACGAGCCGCACCAGGGCACGCGGCCCCGCATCATCGCCGTCGTCAAGGCCAACGCCTACGGCCACGGCGCGGCGCGCGTCGGCCGCGCGCTCGAGGAGGCCGGCGCCGACCTGCTCGCGTGCGCGGACATCGAAGAAGGCGTGCTCCTGCGCCAGGCGGGCGTCCGGATACCAGTGCTCGTATTCGGCGCGCTGAGCGTCTCGGATCCCGCCGGCATGTTCGAGCACCAGCTCACGCCGACCGTCTCGACGCCAGGCGCCGCGCGCGCGTTGCAGGCCGCCGCCAGCGCGCGGCACACGACGCTGCGGTGTCACCTCAAGATCGATACCGGCATGAACCGCCTCGGCTTTCGCCACGACAACCTGCGGCGAACGCTTCCGGCCGTGTTGTCCAGCCCGAATCTGCGTTTCGACGCGATCTACACGCACTTCGCGACCGCCGACGACATGGAGTCGCCCGCGATGGAAGACCAGCGCACGCGGTTCGAGGCGGCGTGTCAGACGGTCGCAGAGCTGATCGGCGGGCCTGAAAGGCCCGCCCCACAGATGCAGCGTCACGCCGCCAACAGCGCGGCGTGGCATTTTCAGCGTCACGCCGCCAACAGCGCGGCGGGGCATTTTCAGCGTCACGCCGCCAACAGCGCGGCGTTCCTTCGCGACTCGCGCACCTGGTACGACTTCGTGCGCCCGGGGTTGATCCTGTACGGCGTTGTGCCCCCTCCGATGTGGTCGACGCTGGACGTGCGTCCCGTCCTGAGCCTCACGAGCCGGGTTGTGGCCGTCAAAGGGGTGCGCCCGGGCGAGGGGGTCGGCTACGGGCTGCGCCACGCGGAGAGGCGGGCGCGGACGATCGCCGTCATCCCCGCCGGATACGCGGACGGACTGGACACGCGGCTGTCAGGCCGATTCTTCGTCCTCGTGCGCGGCCGCCGGGCGCCGATCGTGGGCTCGGTCTGCATGGACATGCTCACCATCGACGTCACCGACATCGAAGGCGTCACGCCGGGCGACGATGCCGTCTTCATAGGCGCGCAGGGGAACGAACGGCTCGACGTCCGCGAGATGGCGGCCGCGATCGGCACGATCCCGTACGAGATCCTCTGCCGCATCGGGACGAGGATCGAGCGAGTGTACGCGTGA
- the rpsF gene encoding 30S ribosomal protein S6 yields the protein MPDNRQYEVVYIVAPTATEQETADVQAQVEGAVQKFGGAVEKTENWGRRKLAYEIGRHKEGTYIMHVVNGSGDMIKEVERRLRVFDYVVRYLCVRVDEDIRVAERVQAERKADVARRRAARGLPPEPEPVVPASLDDESQEEAEVQ from the coding sequence ATGCCAGACAACCGTCAATACGAAGTCGTGTACATCGTCGCGCCGACGGCGACCGAGCAGGAGACTGCCGACGTCCAGGCGCAGGTCGAGGGGGCCGTGCAGAAGTTCGGCGGCGCCGTCGAGAAGACCGAGAACTGGGGCCGCCGCAAGCTGGCGTACGAGATCGGGCGCCACAAGGAAGGCACCTACATCATGCACGTCGTCAACGGCTCGGGCGACATGATCAAGGAAGTCGAGCGCCGGCTGCGCGTGTTCGACTACGTCGTGCGCTACCTGTGCGTCCGGGTCGACGAGGACATCCGCGTCGCGGAGCGCGTGCAGGCGGAGCGCAAGGCGGACGTCGCGCGGCGCCGCGCGGCGCGCGGGTTGCCCCCGGAGCCGGAGCCGGTCGTGCCGGCTTCGCTCGATGACGAGAGCCAGGAAGAGGCGGAGGTGCAGTGA
- the rfaE1 gene encoding D-glycero-beta-D-manno-heptose-7-phosphate kinase, whose amino-acid sequence MNASDARTLISRLAGQHVLIVGDVMLDHFLFGEVERISPEAPVPVVRFEREEYRLGGAANVAHNVQALGARPILVGVAGKDAAAGRLASEIESLGIARDGLVIAPDRCTTRKLRVVARRNQQVARIDYEADGAIEGATEQAVIDRIEREIARAAVVVMSDYLKGVVSRRVASRTIELAGRRRVAVLVDPKVPHVDYYAGATLVTPNHHEAEAVTLMRIRTDEDARRAARAFKQRVRSADVLITRGEHGMWLLEGDRDHALPATAREVSDVTGAGDTVVATIAAALAAGAPMPDAAWLANRAAGVVVAKFGASIVTPQELAVSCGASLR is encoded by the coding sequence ATGAACGCGAGCGACGCGAGAACGCTCATCTCGCGCCTTGCCGGCCAGCACGTGCTGATCGTCGGGGACGTGATGCTCGACCACTTCCTCTTCGGCGAGGTCGAGCGCATCTCCCCTGAAGCGCCGGTCCCCGTCGTCCGGTTCGAGCGGGAGGAGTACCGGCTGGGCGGCGCCGCCAACGTCGCGCACAACGTCCAGGCGCTCGGCGCGCGGCCGATTCTCGTGGGGGTCGCCGGCAAGGACGCGGCGGCCGGGCGGCTCGCGTCGGAGATCGAGAGCCTGGGAATCGCGCGCGACGGCCTCGTCATTGCGCCGGACCGGTGCACCACGCGGAAGCTGCGCGTGGTCGCGCGGCGCAACCAGCAGGTGGCCCGGATCGACTACGAGGCGGATGGAGCGATCGAGGGGGCGACCGAGCAGGCGGTGATCGATCGCATCGAGCGCGAGATCGCGCGCGCGGCGGTCGTGGTGATGTCGGACTACCTCAAGGGCGTCGTGTCGCGCCGCGTCGCGTCGCGGACCATCGAGCTGGCCGGGCGCCGGCGCGTTGCCGTGCTGGTGGATCCGAAGGTGCCGCACGTGGACTACTACGCGGGCGCCACGCTCGTCACCCCCAACCACCACGAGGCGGAAGCGGTCACGCTCATGCGCATCCGGACGGACGAGGATGCGCGCCGGGCGGCGCGCGCGTTCAAGCAGCGCGTGCGCTCGGCCGACGTGCTGATCACGCGCGGCGAGCACGGCATGTGGCTGCTCGAGGGGGACCGCGATCACGCGCTGCCGGCGACGGCGCGCGAGGTGTCCGACGTGACGGGCGCGGGCGATACCGTCGTGGCCACGATCGCGGCCGCGCTCGCCGCCGGCGCGCCGATGCCCGACGCGGCCTGGCTCGCCAACCGCGCCGCCGGCGTCGTCGTCGCGAAATTCGGGGCGTCGATTGTGACGCCGCAGGAATTGGCGGTCTCCTGTGGGGCGAGCCTTCGATGA
- a CDS encoding 50S ribosomal protein L25, which translates to MEAVLEAQKRGTFGKNEARRLRAKGLIPGVVYGGQGEGTPVAVNPKELMRILHSESGVNTLISLKLDGSDARVLVKEYQLDPIEHALLHADFYRIVLDKMLTVTVPVVLRGEPKGVKQQGGVVDFVHREFEVECLPTDIPEKVEVDISELLIGQSIRVRDLPESPKWKAVSEPDMMIVHVVALKVEEEPAPDVAAVAATPAAPAEPEVIKKGKVEKEEE; encoded by the coding sequence ATGGAAGCAGTACTGGAAGCACAGAAGCGTGGGACGTTCGGCAAGAACGAGGCGCGGCGGCTGCGCGCGAAGGGCCTCATTCCGGGCGTGGTGTACGGCGGCCAGGGCGAGGGCACGCCGGTCGCGGTGAACCCGAAGGAGCTGATGCGCATCCTTCACTCGGAGTCCGGCGTCAATACGCTCATCAGCCTCAAGCTCGATGGCAGCGACGCCCGCGTGCTCGTGAAGGAGTACCAGCTCGACCCGATCGAGCACGCGCTCCTGCACGCCGACTTCTACCGCATCGTCCTCGACAAGATGCTCACGGTCACCGTGCCGGTCGTGCTGCGCGGCGAGCCGAAGGGCGTGAAGCAGCAAGGGGGCGTCGTGGACTTCGTCCACCGCGAGTTCGAGGTCGAGTGCCTGCCGACCGACATCCCCGAGAAGGTCGAAGTGGACATCAGCGAGCTGCTGATCGGCCAGAGCATCCGCGTGCGGGACCTGCCGGAGAGCCCGAAGTGGAAGGCGGTCAGCGAGCCCGACATGATGATCGTGCACGTGGTCGCCCTGAAGGTCGAGGAAGAGCCGGCGCCCGATGTGGCTGCGGTGGCGGCGACGCCTGCGGCCCCGGCCGAGCCCGAGGTGATCAAGAAGGGCAAGGTCGAGAAGGAAGAGGAGTAG
- a CDS encoding 30S ribosomal protein S18: protein MAEGHGGGRGGRGGARSGGAGDKEKGQRRGFFRRRRVCRFCTDKIDYINYKDVKMIAPFVPERGKIQPRRISGTCAMHQRKLQTAIKRARQLALIPYTTE from the coding sequence ATGGCGGAAGGACATGGCGGCGGCCGCGGCGGCCGCGGCGGCGCCCGCTCGGGCGGCGCCGGCGACAAGGAAAAAGGACAGCGGCGCGGCTTCTTCCGGCGCCGGCGCGTGTGCCGGTTCTGCACGGACAAGATCGACTACATCAACTACAAGGACGTGAAGATGATCGCGCCCTTCGTGCCGGAGCGCGGCAAGATCCAGCCGCGGCGCATCTCGGGCACCTGCGCGATGCACCAGCGCAAGCTGCAGACGGCGATCAAGCGCGCGCGCCAGCTCGCCCTGATCCCTTACACCACTGAATAG